A portion of the Rhodococcus pseudokoreensis genome contains these proteins:
- the gluQRS gene encoding tRNA glutamyl-Q(34) synthetase GluQRS encodes MSHPSGQSEPLPRHAEGAGRFAPSPSGDLHLGNLRTAVLAWLFARSTGRRFLLRVEDLDRVRDGARDRQLADLAELGLDWDGDVVSQSHRLSRYDAAIAELHAAGLTYECFCTRREILKAASAPHAPQGAYPGTCRNLTPDERADRLAGGRPPALRLRAAVTSFTIDDVLHGSYSGIVDDLVLRRGDGTPAYNLAVVVDDAAQGIDQVVRGDDLLSSAPRQAYLAGLLGLTAPTYAHVALALNEDGKRLAKRDGAVTLTDQKALGRTPSDVLGVLAASLGLAEPGEVVDLATLLARFDPARLHREPWVVRPPTPPRSA; translated from the coding sequence ATGTCACATCCGTCCGGTCAGAGTGAACCACTGCCCCGTCACGCAGAGGGTGCGGGACGATTCGCGCCCAGCCCGTCCGGCGACCTGCACCTCGGCAACCTGCGGACGGCCGTGCTGGCGTGGCTGTTCGCCCGGTCCACCGGCCGTCGCTTCCTCCTGCGCGTCGAGGACCTCGACCGCGTCCGGGACGGCGCCCGGGACCGGCAACTCGCCGACCTCGCGGAACTCGGTCTCGACTGGGACGGTGACGTCGTGTCGCAGTCGCACCGGCTGTCGCGGTACGACGCCGCCATCGCCGAACTCCACGCCGCCGGACTCACGTACGAGTGCTTCTGCACGAGAAGAGAAATCCTGAAGGCGGCGTCGGCCCCGCACGCACCCCAGGGCGCCTACCCGGGGACCTGCCGCAACCTGACACCGGACGAGCGCGCCGACCGTCTCGCCGGCGGGCGACCACCGGCCCTGCGTCTGCGCGCCGCCGTCACGTCGTTCACCATCGACGACGTGCTGCACGGAAGCTACTCAGGAATAGTGGACGACCTCGTGCTGCGCCGCGGCGACGGAACACCCGCCTACAACCTGGCGGTGGTCGTCGACGACGCCGCCCAGGGGATCGACCAGGTGGTGCGCGGCGACGACCTGCTTTCGTCCGCGCCCCGCCAGGCATACCTCGCGGGACTGCTCGGGCTCACCGCCCCCACCTACGCACACGTGGCGCTCGCACTCAACGAGGACGGCAAACGGCTGGCGAAACGCGACGGCGCCGTCACCCTCACCGACCAGAAAGCGTTGGGACGCACACCGAGCGACGTCCTCGGGGTGCTGGCAGCGTCACTCGGACTCGCGGAACCGGGCGAGGTCGTGGATCTCGCGACCCTCCTCGCCCGGTTCGACCCGGCCCGCCTGCACCGCGAACCGTGGGTCGTCAGGCCCCCGACGCCGCCGCGATCAGCATGA
- a CDS encoding DUF4190 domain-containing protein, with the protein MPRDGYGVDESGYPTYSAPTEKYPDYQQPGAYGTSPNPYAAPNQYGGDQYGAPGQQQYGTPNPYAAPNQYGPPNQYGGAPNQHGGAPNQYGAAGQYGGPAPQYGAPNPYGATYPQSRGTNGLAIASLITSIVGGCFYGVGSIVGIILGIVALGQIKQSGQEGRGLAIAGIAIGGAYVVGWILFFVIMLIAAASGA; encoded by the coding sequence TTGCCGCGCGACGGATACGGGGTCGACGAATCCGGTTATCCCACGTATTCGGCGCCCACCGAGAAGTACCCCGACTATCAGCAGCCGGGCGCGTACGGGACTTCCCCGAATCCGTATGCCGCGCCGAATCAGTACGGCGGCGACCAGTACGGGGCTCCCGGCCAGCAGCAGTACGGGACGCCCAACCCGTATGCCGCCCCGAATCAGTACGGCCCCCCGAACCAGTACGGCGGCGCCCCCAACCAGCACGGCGGCGCACCCAATCAGTACGGGGCGGCGGGCCAATACGGTGGCCCCGCCCCGCAGTACGGCGCCCCGAACCCGTACGGCGCGACCTACCCGCAGTCGCGCGGGACGAACGGTCTCGCGATCGCGTCGCTGATCACGTCGATCGTCGGCGGTTGCTTCTACGGTGTCGGCTCGATCGTCGGCATCATCCTCGGCATCGTGGCGCTGGGCCAGATCAAGCAGTCCGGTCAGGAAGGCCGCGGGCTCGCGATCGCCGGGATCGCCATCGGCGGCGCCTACGTCGTCGGATGGATCCTGTTCTTCGTGATCATGCTGATCGCGGCGGCGTCGGGGGCCTGA
- a CDS encoding RDD family protein, with translation MTTGGFDPNQGQQQFGGQPHYNGAGQQYGQQQYGQQFGAPPQFDSAPQFDSAQQFDSAQFGTQPFAQPDFGFNPSRPGELLPRLGARVIDGLIVGIPTGVVTIVISLVLGTFLGSVLGAILTAAAAVGYFVFLETTRGQTVGKQVLGLRVEGPNGGLPTHQQSLTRNGFYVVAALGGFPFLGFLFGLLGFVAAIIIAVTINGSPTKQGKHDELAGGTRVVQG, from the coding sequence ATGACTACTGGCGGATTCGATCCCAACCAGGGACAGCAGCAGTTCGGCGGGCAACCGCACTACAACGGGGCGGGGCAGCAGTACGGGCAGCAGCAGTACGGGCAGCAGTTCGGCGCACCGCCGCAGTTCGATTCGGCGCCGCAGTTCGATTCGGCGCAGCAGTTCGACTCTGCACAGTTCGGCACCCAGCCGTTCGCGCAGCCCGACTTCGGGTTCAACCCGTCCCGGCCGGGCGAACTCCTTCCCCGACTGGGCGCGCGGGTGATCGACGGCCTGATCGTCGGCATCCCGACGGGCGTGGTCACCATCGTCATCTCGCTGGTGCTGGGCACCTTCCTGGGCAGTGTCCTGGGCGCGATCCTCACCGCGGCCGCCGCAGTGGGCTACTTCGTGTTCCTCGAGACGACGCGTGGCCAGACCGTCGGCAAGCAGGTTCTGGGTCTGCGAGTCGAGGGCCCGAACGGCGGACTGCCCACCCACCAGCAGTCGCTGACCAGGAACGGCTTCTACGTCGTCGCCGCGCTCGGCGGGTTCCCGTTCCTCGGGTTCCTGTTCGGACTGCTGGGTTTCGTCGCGGCGATCATCATCGCCGTGACGATCAACGGCAGCCCCACCAAGCAGGGCAAGCACGACGAACTGGCCGGTGGCACGCGCGTCGTCCAGGGGTAG
- a CDS encoding queuosine precursor transporter has product MTASDQQTKPDDHATFAHVSRGYYPTFVALFTATLLISNICATKGVAFFADSSLTVGPLQILPVITDGGFFLFPLAYILGDVLSEVYGFKSTRRAIYLGFGALILAAFCFWLLIELPSADFYENQEALRSVVGVYPRLLLAGLAGYFVGQMLNSVTLVLIKERTKEKHLWARLIGSTIVGEFADTLIFCSIAAGAIGISTWSDFVNYVIVGFLWKTLVEVLVMPITYRVIAYVKKREPTYQL; this is encoded by the coding sequence GTGACAGCCTCAGATCAGCAGACCAAGCCAGACGACCACGCGACGTTCGCGCACGTCAGCCGGGGGTACTACCCCACGTTCGTCGCCCTCTTCACCGCGACGCTGCTGATCTCGAATATCTGCGCGACGAAAGGCGTCGCATTCTTCGCCGACTCGTCGCTCACCGTCGGCCCGCTGCAGATCCTGCCGGTCATCACCGACGGCGGCTTCTTCCTGTTCCCGCTGGCCTACATCCTCGGCGACGTGCTCAGCGAGGTGTACGGATTCAAGTCGACGCGTCGCGCGATCTACCTGGGCTTCGGCGCCCTGATCCTCGCCGCGTTCTGCTTCTGGCTGCTCATCGAACTGCCGTCCGCCGACTTCTACGAGAACCAGGAAGCGCTGCGGTCCGTCGTCGGCGTCTACCCGCGGCTGCTGCTCGCCGGGCTGGCCGGGTACTTCGTCGGGCAGATGCTGAACTCGGTGACGCTGGTCCTGATCAAGGAGCGGACCAAGGAGAAGCATCTGTGGGCGCGGCTCATCGGCTCCACCATCGTCGGTGAGTTCGCCGACACCCTGATCTTCTGCTCCATCGCCGCCGGCGCGATCGGTATCAGCACGTGGAGCGATTTCGTCAACTACGTGATCGTCGGCTTCCTGTGGAAGACGCTGGTGGAGGTGCTGGTCATGCCGATCACGTACCGCGTCATCGCGTACGTGAAGAAGCGCGAACCCACCTACCAGCTCTGA
- the tgt gene encoding tRNA guanosine(34) transglycosylase Tgt, translating to MNAVVPTPPDPFFTVGTRLDGQLGRTGTIHTPHGDIATPSFVAVGTKATVKAVLPESMKELGAQSVLANAYHLYLQPGPDIVDEAGGLGKFMNWDGPTFTDSGGFQVMSLGVGFKKVLAMEAVGVRSDDVIAKGKERLATVDDDGVTFKSHLDGSRHRFTPEVSMQIQHQLGADIMFAFDELTTLLNTRGYQEQSVERTQAWAVRCIAEHEKLTVERSHRPYQALFGVVQGAQYEDLRRQACRGLESITGESGRGFDGYGIGGALEKQNLGTIVRWCNEELPEHKPRHMLGISEPDDFFVAIENGADTFDCVNPSRVARNAAIYHPDGRFNINTSRFRRDFTPIDENCDCYTCANYTRAYIHHLFKAKEMLASTLCTIHNERFTVRLVDQIRAGIEGGYFEEFKAETLGRFYRT from the coding sequence GTGAATGCCGTAGTCCCGACCCCGCCCGATCCGTTCTTCACCGTCGGCACCCGACTCGACGGACAGCTCGGCCGAACCGGAACTATTCACACCCCGCACGGCGACATCGCGACGCCGTCGTTCGTGGCAGTCGGCACCAAGGCCACCGTCAAGGCGGTGCTGCCGGAGAGCATGAAGGAACTCGGCGCGCAGTCGGTGCTCGCCAACGCCTACCACCTGTACCTGCAGCCGGGCCCGGACATCGTGGACGAGGCCGGCGGGCTGGGCAAGTTCATGAACTGGGACGGCCCGACGTTCACCGACAGCGGCGGATTCCAGGTGATGTCGCTGGGCGTCGGATTCAAGAAGGTCCTCGCGATGGAAGCGGTCGGGGTGCGCTCCGACGATGTGATCGCCAAGGGCAAGGAACGCCTCGCGACCGTCGACGACGACGGCGTCACGTTCAAATCGCACCTCGACGGCTCGCGGCACCGGTTCACCCCCGAGGTGTCGATGCAGATCCAGCATCAGCTGGGCGCCGACATCATGTTCGCGTTCGACGAGCTCACGACGCTGCTGAACACCCGCGGCTACCAGGAGCAGTCGGTGGAGCGGACGCAGGCGTGGGCGGTTCGCTGCATCGCGGAGCACGAGAAGCTCACCGTCGAACGCTCACACCGCCCGTACCAGGCGCTGTTCGGGGTGGTCCAGGGCGCGCAGTACGAGGACCTGCGGCGGCAGGCGTGCCGGGGGCTCGAGTCGATCACGGGGGAGAGCGGCCGCGGTTTCGACGGGTACGGCATCGGCGGGGCGCTCGAGAAGCAGAACCTGGGCACCATCGTCCGCTGGTGCAACGAGGAGCTGCCCGAGCACAAGCCGCGACACATGCTCGGCATCAGCGAGCCGGACGACTTCTTCGTGGCCATCGAAAACGGCGCCGACACGTTCGATTGCGTGAACCCGTCGCGGGTGGCGCGCAACGCCGCGATCTACCACCCGGACGGCCGGTTCAACATCAACACCAGCCGCTTCCGGCGTGATTTCACCCCGATCGACGAGAACTGCGACTGCTACACGTGCGCGAACTACACCCGCGCCTATATCCACCACCTGTTCAAGGCGAAGGAAATGCTGGCGTCCACGTTGTGCACGATTCACAACGAGCGCTTCACGGTGCGGTTGGTCGATCAGATCCGCGCCGGCATCGAGGGCGGCTACTTCGAGGAGTTCAAGGCCGAGACGCTGGGCCGCTTCTACCGCACGTGA
- a CDS encoding sulfatase-like hydrolase/transferase, translated as MSDEKTGHRIDRRTFLSGAAVAGGVTVMSGLFDRRADASQKPLSRQRGNYVQPNIVFIVVDEMRFPQVFPAGITTPDQFLQRFMPNLYKLWAPGVKFTQHYTAGVACSPGRACFVTGLYPLQNWMLQTRTGNRASPVPSPAMGREFPTYGKLLRQAGYVTPYVGKWHLSPSPDEDSGLAPGYLEEYGFDGLTMPDIIGLNGEGFEFDGHIADQAAAWLSTRKPSDGPFCLTASFVNPHDQQFFWAGTEAKRYQSLYANNVPPLSPARSWSVTTGESDPPRLGYPSVPPNWEPEKALQSKPSTQVFAREFQALVWGGVTDDVQNLSNYYLQPYGQGTDPDRHIAFAPYTYWERALDSYTNVLSMVDHHIGTVIDSLPEDVAANTVFVMTSDHGEYAGAHGFVAGKLSTAYDEAFHIPLIVADPTGRFTGDTDTPRGQLTSSVDVVPLLATLGHGDRNWMSGDLFATYAERADLMPLLRSNAAAGRDHVVLATNEHAPQGINWNNSPTHIYVLRTPEAKVAVYSKWLGPTAYVDPASFQYEFYDYATDRGRAELDNTFDHDPRGPAMAAQLMTQYLPTQLAAPLPPAFAQQSADAMARYLTYIQVINRYTPGEIDREGIAKLTAFGEVF; from the coding sequence ATGAGCGACGAGAAGACCGGCCATCGGATCGACAGGCGAACGTTTCTCTCGGGTGCCGCGGTCGCGGGCGGGGTGACCGTGATGTCGGGTCTGTTCGACCGTCGGGCGGACGCGTCGCAGAAGCCGCTGAGCCGTCAGCGCGGCAATTACGTGCAGCCCAACATCGTGTTCATCGTCGTCGACGAGATGCGGTTTCCCCAGGTCTTTCCGGCCGGGATCACCACTCCCGATCAGTTTCTGCAGCGGTTCATGCCCAACCTCTACAAGTTGTGGGCGCCTGGGGTGAAGTTCACGCAGCACTACACGGCCGGGGTGGCGTGCAGCCCCGGCCGTGCGTGTTTCGTCACCGGGCTGTACCCGCTGCAGAACTGGATGCTGCAGACCCGGACCGGTAATCGGGCGTCGCCCGTCCCGTCCCCGGCGATGGGACGGGAGTTCCCGACGTACGGCAAACTGCTGCGGCAGGCGGGGTACGTCACCCCGTACGTCGGGAAGTGGCATCTGTCGCCGTCCCCCGACGAGGATTCGGGGCTCGCCCCCGGCTACCTCGAGGAGTACGGGTTCGACGGACTGACGATGCCCGACATCATCGGATTGAACGGTGAGGGCTTCGAATTCGACGGGCACATCGCCGACCAGGCCGCGGCGTGGTTGTCGACGCGCAAACCCTCCGACGGCCCGTTCTGCCTGACGGCGAGCTTCGTCAACCCGCACGACCAGCAGTTCTTCTGGGCCGGAACGGAAGCGAAACGCTACCAGTCGCTGTACGCGAACAACGTTCCCCCGCTCAGCCCCGCCCGGTCGTGGTCGGTGACCACCGGTGAGAGCGACCCGCCGCGGCTGGGCTACCCGTCCGTGCCGCCCAACTGGGAACCCGAGAAGGCACTGCAGTCGAAACCGAGCACCCAGGTGTTCGCGCGGGAGTTCCAGGCGCTGGTGTGGGGCGGCGTCACCGACGACGTCCAGAACCTGTCGAACTACTACCTGCAGCCGTACGGTCAGGGCACCGATCCCGACCGGCACATCGCGTTCGCGCCGTACACGTATTGGGAACGGGCACTGGACAGTTACACCAATGTGCTGTCGATGGTCGATCACCACATCGGCACGGTGATCGACTCGCTGCCGGAAGACGTCGCGGCGAACACCGTCTTCGTCATGACGTCCGATCACGGCGAATACGCGGGGGCGCACGGCTTCGTCGCCGGCAAACTGTCCACCGCCTACGACGAGGCGTTCCACATCCCGCTGATCGTCGCCGACCCCACCGGGCGGTTCACCGGCGACACCGACACCCCACGCGGGCAGCTCACGTCGAGTGTCGACGTGGTGCCGCTGCTCGCGACGCTCGGCCACGGCGACCGGAACTGGATGTCCGGGGACCTGTTCGCCACGTACGCCGAACGCGCCGACCTGATGCCGCTGCTGCGGAGCAACGCCGCCGCGGGTCGCGACCACGTGGTGCTCGCCACCAACGAGCATGCACCGCAGGGGATCAACTGGAACAACTCCCCCACCCACATCTACGTTCTGCGCACTCCGGAGGCGAAGGTCGCGGTGTACTCGAAGTGGCTGGGACCCACCGCCTATGTCGATCCCGCGTCGTTCCAGTACGAGTTCTACGACTACGCCACCGACCGCGGTCGGGCGGAACTCGACAACACCTTCGATCACGACCCGCGCGGTCCCGCGATGGCCGCCCAGCTGATGACCCAATATCTGCCGACTCAGCTCGCCGCGCCGCTGCCCCCGGCGTTCGCTCAGCAGAGCGCCGACGCGATGGCCCGGTACCTCACCTACATCCAGGTGATCAACCGGTACACACCCGGCGAGATCGACCGCGAGGGCATCGCCAAGTTGACCGCGTTCGGGGAGGTGTTCTGA
- a CDS encoding ABC transporter ATP-binding protein — translation MSDRATTTTERPVGPRIPGPVAPGAPGSKPHDLWPSTKRLLRRLRPHRIAVGIVFLVAAVSVVLTSIAPRMLGQGTNLIFDGIIGAQLPAGMSKDQAVAALRADGQNTFADMVSGMAVVPGVGIDFTALGRVLAIVLALYLGSSVFMWLSGFLLNIIVQGVVKNLRAEVERKIHRLPLRYFDSHSRGDLLSRVTNDIDNVSQSLQQTMSQLIVSAMTVIGILVMMIVISPLLALIAVLTVPLSILVTAQIAKRSKTHFVSQWKSTGELNSHVEEAYTGHELVTVFGRGREVEARFEEQNEALYQASYRAQFISGLIMPAIMFLGNLNFVAIAVLGGMRVASGTMSLGDVQAFIQYSRQFTQPLTQIGAMVNLMQSGVASAERVFAILDEDEEDPDPADAPNPAEVAGRVEFSDVSFGYSPDKPLIENLSLVAEPGQMVAIVGPTGAGKTTLVNLILRFYELDGGSILLDGVDIAAMTRDDLRSRIGMVLQDAWLFGGTIRDNIAYGRPDATEEEIQAAARISYVDRFVHSLPDGYDTVIDEEGSNISAGEKQLITIARAFISQPSILILDEATSSVDTRTELLVQHATAVLRSDRTSFVIAHRLSTIRDADLIVVMEDGRIVEQGSHEDLLLTRGAYYRLYNSQFVSA, via the coding sequence ATGAGCGATCGCGCAACCACCACCACCGAAAGGCCCGTCGGCCCGCGTATTCCGGGACCGGTCGCTCCGGGAGCACCGGGATCCAAGCCGCACGATCTGTGGCCGTCCACCAAGCGGCTGCTGCGGCGGCTGCGTCCCCACCGCATCGCCGTCGGCATCGTTTTCCTCGTCGCCGCCGTGTCGGTGGTGCTCACGTCGATCGCGCCGCGCATGCTCGGTCAGGGCACGAACCTGATCTTCGACGGCATCATCGGCGCGCAGTTGCCGGCCGGAATGTCGAAGGATCAGGCCGTCGCCGCGCTGCGGGCCGACGGTCAGAACACGTTCGCCGACATGGTGTCCGGCATGGCCGTCGTCCCCGGAGTCGGTATCGACTTCACCGCCCTCGGCCGGGTGCTGGCGATTGTGCTGGCCCTGTACCTGGGGTCGTCGGTGTTCATGTGGCTGTCGGGTTTCCTGCTGAACATCATCGTGCAGGGCGTCGTGAAGAACCTGCGCGCCGAGGTCGAACGGAAGATCCACCGGCTTCCGCTGCGGTACTTCGACTCCCACTCCCGCGGCGACCTGCTCAGCCGGGTCACCAACGATATCGACAACGTCTCGCAGTCGTTACAGCAGACGATGAGTCAGCTGATCGTGTCGGCGATGACGGTGATCGGCATCCTCGTGATGATGATCGTCATCTCGCCGCTGCTCGCGCTGATCGCCGTGCTGACGGTGCCGCTGTCGATCCTGGTGACGGCGCAGATCGCGAAACGGTCCAAGACCCACTTCGTGTCGCAGTGGAAGTCGACGGGAGAGCTCAACTCGCACGTGGAGGAGGCGTACACGGGCCACGAACTGGTCACCGTGTTCGGCCGCGGCCGCGAGGTGGAGGCACGGTTCGAGGAGCAGAACGAGGCGCTCTACCAGGCCAGCTACCGGGCCCAGTTCATCTCGGGCCTGATCATGCCCGCGATCATGTTCCTCGGAAACCTCAACTTCGTGGCCATCGCCGTACTCGGCGGCATGCGGGTGGCGTCCGGCACCATGAGCCTCGGCGACGTGCAGGCCTTCATCCAGTACTCGCGCCAGTTCACCCAGCCCCTCACCCAGATCGGGGCCATGGTCAACCTCATGCAGTCCGGTGTGGCGTCCGCCGAGCGGGTGTTCGCGATCCTCGACGAGGACGAGGAAGACCCGGACCCGGCCGACGCACCCAATCCGGCCGAAGTCGCGGGCCGGGTCGAGTTCTCGGACGTCTCGTTCGGCTACTCACCCGACAAGCCGCTGATCGAGAACCTGTCGCTGGTCGCCGAACCCGGGCAGATGGTCGCCATCGTCGGACCCACCGGCGCAGGCAAGACCACCCTCGTCAACCTCATCCTGCGGTTCTACGAACTCGACGGGGGCAGCATCCTCCTCGACGGCGTCGACATCGCCGCAATGACGCGCGACGACCTGCGGTCCCGCATCGGCATGGTGCTGCAGGACGCGTGGCTGTTCGGCGGCACCATCCGCGACAACATCGCGTACGGACGTCCCGACGCCACCGAGGAAGAAATTCAGGCGGCCGCACGGATCAGCTACGTGGACCGGTTCGTCCACTCGCTGCCCGACGGCTACGACACCGTTATCGACGAAGAAGGCAGCAACATCAGCGCCGGTGAGAAGCAGTTGATCACCATCGCCCGCGCGTTCATCTCGCAACCGTCGATCCTGATCCTCGACGAGGCAACCAGTTCCGTCGACACCCGCACCGAACTGCTCGTCCAGCACGCGACGGCAGTCCTGCGCAGCGATCGCACGAGTTTCGTGATCGCACACCGGCTGTCGACCATCCGCGACGCCGACCTCATCGTCGTCATGGAGGACGGTCGCATCGTCGAGCAGGGCAGCCACGAGGACCTGCTCCTCACCCGCGGCGCGTACTACCGCCTGTACAACAGCCAGTTCGTCAGTGCGTAG
- a CDS encoding ABC transporter ATP-binding protein codes for MLNALLTTYLRPYKRELTAVVLFQLVATAAALYLPSLNADLIDNGVTKGDTAYILSTGVMMLLVTVVQIICSIGSVFFGARAAMGFGRDVRRAVMHQVGSFSSREFGRFGAPSLITRNTNDVQQVQMLVVMSCTILVMAPIMCVGGVVMSIREDAGLAWILAVTVPVLALSMGFVISRMVPAFREMQTRIDGVNRVLREQITGIRVVRAFVRERSEMKRFGDANEQLTQTALRVGRLTAVMFPLVMVIANVTSVAVIWFGGHEINSGTMQVGSLTAMLSYIMQILMSVMMASFIAMMAPRATVCAERIGEVLATDSTVVPPVDPVTVLQHPGVVELRDAQFKFPGADEPVLRDISFRAEPGKTTAIIGGTGSGKTTLLSLIPRLIDATSGAVTVSDTDVRRIDLDVLRAGIGLVPQRPYLFSGTVATNLRYGKPDATDEELWRALEIAQAADFVRAMPEGLDTPVAQGGTTVSGGQRQRLAIARALVRRPSIYLFDDSFSALDLTTDARLRAALKPETSDACVIVVAQRVSTIVEAEQIVVLEDGAVVGIGTHDELLATCPCYVEIVESQRSVQEAL; via the coding sequence ATGTTGAATGCCCTGCTCACCACGTACCTCCGCCCGTACAAGCGGGAGCTCACGGCGGTCGTCCTGTTCCAGCTGGTCGCGACCGCGGCCGCGCTCTACCTTCCCAGCCTGAACGCCGACCTCATCGACAACGGCGTCACCAAGGGCGACACGGCGTACATCCTGTCCACGGGCGTCATGATGCTGCTCGTCACCGTCGTGCAGATCATCTGCTCGATCGGTTCGGTGTTCTTCGGTGCCCGCGCCGCAATGGGTTTCGGACGCGACGTGCGCCGCGCCGTCATGCATCAGGTCGGGAGTTTCTCGTCCCGGGAGTTCGGCCGTTTCGGCGCGCCGTCGCTGATCACCCGCAACACGAACGACGTGCAGCAGGTGCAGATGCTCGTCGTGATGAGCTGCACGATCCTCGTGATGGCGCCGATCATGTGCGTCGGCGGCGTCGTGATGTCGATCCGGGAGGACGCCGGCCTGGCCTGGATCCTGGCGGTCACGGTGCCGGTGCTCGCGCTGTCCATGGGTTTCGTGATCTCGCGGATGGTGCCCGCGTTCCGGGAGATGCAGACCCGCATCGACGGGGTGAACCGGGTGCTGCGTGAGCAGATCACCGGCATCCGCGTGGTGCGGGCGTTCGTCCGCGAGCGCTCCGAGATGAAACGGTTCGGCGACGCCAATGAGCAACTCACCCAGACCGCCCTGCGCGTCGGCAGGCTGACGGCGGTGATGTTCCCGCTCGTGATGGTGATCGCGAACGTCACCAGCGTCGCCGTCATCTGGTTCGGCGGTCACGAGATCAACAGCGGCACCATGCAGGTCGGCTCGCTGACCGCGATGCTCAGCTACATCATGCAGATCCTGATGTCGGTGATGATGGCGTCGTTCATCGCGATGATGGCCCCCCGCGCGACTGTCTGCGCCGAACGCATCGGCGAGGTGCTCGCCACGGATTCCACCGTCGTGCCGCCCGTCGATCCGGTCACCGTGCTGCAGCACCCCGGGGTGGTGGAACTGCGCGACGCCCAGTTCAAGTTCCCCGGCGCCGACGAACCCGTCTTGCGCGACATCAGTTTCCGCGCCGAACCCGGCAAGACCACCGCGATCATCGGCGGCACCGGCTCCGGTAAGACAACGCTGCTGTCGCTGATCCCGCGGCTCATCGACGCCACGTCGGGTGCGGTCACCGTCTCCGACACGGACGTGCGCCGCATCGACCTGGACGTCCTGCGTGCCGGCATCGGACTCGTCCCGCAGCGGCCGTACCTGTTCTCGGGCACCGTCGCCACCAACCTCCGGTACGGCAAACCCGACGCCACCGACGAGGAACTGTGGCGGGCGCTGGAGATCGCACAGGCCGCCGATTTCGTGCGCGCCATGCCCGAGGGCCTCGACACCCCGGTCGCGCAGGGCGGCACCACCGTCTCCGGCGGTCAGCGGCAGCGGCTCGCCATCGCGCGGGCGCTGGTGCGTCGTCCGTCGATCTACCTGTTCGACGACTCGTTCTCCGCCCTCGACCTCACCACCGACGCCCGGCTGCGTGCGGCACTCAAACCCGAGACCTCGGACGCGTGCGTCATCGTCGTCGCCCAGCGCGTCTCGACGATCGTGGAGGCCGAGCAGATCGTGGTCCTCGAGGACGGCGCGGTCGTCGGCATCGGAACCCACGACGAACTGCTCGCGACGTGTCCGTGTTACGTCGAAATCGTCGAATCCCAACGATCGGTCCAGGAAGCACTATGA